The window AAGCCAAGAATGGCGAGTAATTCGTGTGGGAGTTGATATTGGCATCAGATGTCTTCGGTGTGGTCGATTTGTCATGGTTCCCCGGCGGAAACTGGAAGGGAAAATTCGGGGTATTAAGCGCCGGGGCATGTCACTTTTACCTCAGGAAAGTATGCTCGAGGTGTAAGGTGGGTCTTCGGGTAGGCATTGTGGGATTGCCAAATGCAGGGAAAACCACCCTTTTTAATCTTCTTACCAGGGGGCACGCTGAAGTGGCCAGTTATCCTTTCTGCACGATTGAGCCCAACCCCGGGGTGGTTACGGTTCCCGATGAACGCCTTACCATTTTGGGTGAGCTTCTTTCTCCACCGCGGGTTGTTCCGGCAACCATCGAATTTGTCGATGTAGCCGGACTGGTGAAGGGAGCGAGCCGTGGAGAAGGGCTTGGTAATCAATTTTTAAGCGTAATTCGGGGCGTCGATGTGGTACTGGAAGTGATTCGTTTTTTTGGTGACGAAAGAGTTC of the Atribacterota bacterium genome contains:
- a CDS encoding DUF951 domain-containing protein: MVLGIIRLEIDDILVLKKAHPCGSQEWRVIRVGVDIGIRCLRCGRFVMVPRRKLEGKIRGIKRRGMSLLPQESMLEV